The following proteins come from a genomic window of Tenebrio molitor chromosome 9, icTenMoli1.1, whole genome shotgun sequence:
- the LOC138137711 gene encoding uncharacterized protein MCAP_0864-like, which yields MMGQSSSQRRLDAIKQNVNEIMSKIQNEGLTENDRIKSHDILIEYVKELKLILSKTLRSSRIHKAEKRVVMALDELAALEAKMNSVEPHLIAKSLQNLANIEKDIKSMSANLNSENLDEDKKTLEDCKHRISIIEEVDSKVGVKKSEVLNAMSSMENVVNNLETEEKLQQAEKKHYNFKLDMKRFAGLLVGSNYEQHKRFLLRMKEEVSQISTDSDKFTQRKKYLLCNIEDSIDAMEQMVIENKENITRQISEDIDAANRNQILIVDLYRSYSQFERTFSANCPLAVLQDVFRQLNELKTRIEQKLSVLENQINVEDDPYMQLVQRNDESLDQPEQLEENRDNAQIELVTVREDFVDAPITSPLVRNKMETIREEVQNLQRAIAASEYSKESDMYDDFCKILNDYKAELEDLPQGNPEYDQLCSDVLKQIDNVLIFVDHNVAGRRSTTGDTLVDIMSISTSVNELGSQMQSLNGTKPDYDSIEIKLLEFLYYLNRIQIPLSRSNVCKFRDHVVKQIESLLTKLTKLKSQTPNGWN from the coding sequence ATGATGGGTCAGAGCAGTTCACAAAGAAGATTAGACgcgataaaacaaaatgtaaatgaaattatgagcAAGATCCAGAACGAAGGCTTGACAGAAAACGACAGAATCAAATCCCACGACATCCTCATCGAATACGTCAAAGAGCTGAAACTCATCCTGAGCAAAACATTGCGGTCGTCAAGAATACACAAAGCTGAGAAACGTGTCGTCATGGCCTTGGACGAACTAGCCGCACTGGAAGCAAAAATGAACAGTGTTGAACCACACTTGATAGCGAAGTCTCTCCAGAACCTCGCCAACATAGAAAAAGACATCAAATCGATGAGTGCCAACTTGAACAGTGAGAACCTTGATGAGGACAAGAAGACACTCGAAGACTGCAAACACCGGATCAGCATAATCGAAGAGGTTGATAGCAAAGTGGGTGTGAAGAAGAGTGAAGTGTTGAATGCCATGTCAAGCATGGAAAACGTCGTCAACAATTtggaaactgaagaaaaactGCAGCAGGCAGAGAAGAAACACTATAACTTCAAGCTAGATATGAAGAGATTTGCGGGATTGCTTGTCGGAAGCAACTACGAACAACACAAACGCTTTCTTCTTAGAATGAAGGAGGAGGTGAGTCAGATTTCGACCGACAGCGACAAGTTCACCCAACGGAAGAAGTACCTCTTGTGCAACATCGAAGACAGCATTGACGCAATGGAGCAGATGGTGAtagaaaacaaagaaaacatCACCAGACAGATTTCTGAAGACATCGATGCCGCCAACCGCAACCAGATTTTGATCGTAGACTTGTACCGTTCGTACTCGCAGTTTGAAAGAACATTTTCGGCCAACTGTCCCTTGGCGGTGCTTCAAGACGTCTTCAGACAACTGAACGAGCTGAAGACGAGAATCGAGCAGAAACTGTCAGTGCTGGAAAATCAAATCAACGTCGAAGACGACCCTTACATGCAATTGGTACAGAGAAATGATGAGTCTCTTGATCAACCAGAACAGCTAGAAGAAAACCGTGACAACGCGCAAATCGAGCTGGTCACGGTGAGAGAAGACTTTGTAGATGCTCCCATAACATCGCCGCTGGTCAGGAACAAGATGGAGACGATCCGGGAGGAAGTCCAAAACTTGCAGAGAGCAATCGCGGCGTCCGAGTACAGCAAGGAGAGCGACATGTATGACGACTTCTGTAAAATACTAAACGACTACAAAGCAGAACTAGAAGATTTGCCTCAAGGGAATCCAGAATATGACCAATTATGCAGCGACGTTCTGAAACAAATAGACAACGTTTTGATCTTCGTGGACCACAACGTAGCAGGCAGAAGGAGTACCACTGGAGACACTCTGGTTGATATTATGTCCATCAGTACCAGCGTCAACGAATTAGGAAGTCAGATGCAAAGCTTGAATGGTACCAAACCCGACTACGACTCAATCGAAATCAAGCTGCTGGAATTTTTGTACTATTTGAACAGAATACAAATACCATTATCGAGGTCCAACGTTTGCAAATTTCGCGATCACGTTGTGAAGCAGATCGAGAGCCTTTTGACAAAgttgacaaaattaaaatcccaGACGCCAAACGGTtggaattga